In Salinarimonas sp., a genomic segment contains:
- the hisA gene encoding 1-(5-phosphoribosyl)-5-[(5-phosphoribosylamino)methylideneamino]imidazole-4-carboxamide isomerase has product MAPVILFPAIDLKEGRCVRLIQGDMEQATVFNDDPAAQARAFEAQGFSWLHVVDLDGAFAGKPMNAAAVDGILTDVSLPVQLGGGVRDMRTVEGWLEKGVARIVIGTAAVRDPAFVREAARRHPGKIAVGIDAKDGYVAVEGWAQTSHLTAEELGRRFEDAGVAAIVYTDIARDGILKGLNIEMTLALANAVSIPVIASGGLASIDDVARLLEPDCAALAGAISGRALYDGRIDPAEALAMIAAAQTARGEGASQPAG; this is encoded by the coding sequence GTGGCGCCCGTGATCCTCTTCCCCGCCATCGACCTCAAGGAAGGCCGCTGCGTGCGCCTGATCCAGGGCGACATGGAGCAGGCGACCGTCTTCAACGACGATCCCGCCGCGCAGGCGCGCGCCTTCGAGGCCCAGGGCTTCTCCTGGCTGCACGTGGTCGATCTCGACGGCGCCTTCGCCGGCAAGCCGATGAACGCGGCCGCAGTCGACGGCATCCTCACCGACGTCTCGCTGCCCGTGCAGCTCGGCGGCGGCGTGCGCGACATGCGCACCGTCGAGGGTTGGCTCGAGAAGGGCGTGGCGCGCATCGTCATCGGCACCGCCGCCGTGCGCGATCCCGCCTTCGTGCGCGAGGCGGCCCGGCGCCACCCCGGCAAGATCGCGGTCGGCATCGACGCCAAGGACGGCTACGTCGCCGTCGAGGGCTGGGCGCAGACCTCGCATCTCACCGCCGAGGAGCTCGGCCGACGCTTCGAGGACGCGGGCGTCGCGGCCATCGTCTACACCGACATCGCCCGCGACGGCATCCTCAAGGGTCTCAACATCGAGATGACGCTCGCGCTGGCGAACGCCGTCTCGATCCCGGTCATCGCGTCCGGCGGCCTCGCCTCGATCGACGACGTGGCGCGCCTGCTCGAGCCCGACTGCGCGGCGCTGGCCGGCGCCATCAGCGGCCGGGCGCTCTACGACGGGCGGATCGATCCGGCGGAGGCGCTCGCTATGATCGCCGCGGCGCAGACGGCGCGCGGAGAGGGCGCGTCGCAGCCCGCCGGATGA
- the hisH gene encoding imidazole glycerol phosphate synthase subunit HisH, producing MSVAIVDYGSGNLHSAQKAFERAAREAGLAMAVQVTSDPAAVLDAERVVLPGVGAFADCRRGLDSVPGMVEALTEKVKGRGAPFLGICVGMQLLASRGLEHVTTLGLGWIPGDVAAIRPGDPALKIPHMGWNVLEARRAHPLLDGIPTGDGGLHAYFVHSYALTPDNPDDVVATTDYGGPITAIVARDNVAGTQFHPEKSQTLGLALIANFLRWRP from the coding sequence ATGAGCGTCGCGATCGTCGATTACGGCTCGGGCAACCTGCATTCCGCGCAGAAGGCCTTCGAGCGCGCCGCCCGCGAGGCGGGCCTCGCCATGGCGGTGCAGGTGACGAGCGATCCCGCCGCCGTGCTCGACGCCGAGCGCGTCGTGCTCCCCGGCGTGGGCGCCTTCGCCGATTGCCGGCGCGGGCTCGATTCGGTGCCGGGCATGGTCGAGGCGCTCACCGAGAAGGTGAAGGGCCGCGGCGCGCCGTTCCTGGGCATCTGCGTGGGCATGCAGCTCCTCGCCTCGCGCGGGCTCGAGCACGTCACGACGCTCGGGCTCGGCTGGATCCCCGGCGACGTCGCCGCGATCCGCCCGGGCGACCCGGCCCTGAAGATCCCGCACATGGGCTGGAACGTGCTCGAGGCGCGCCGCGCCCATCCGCTGCTCGACGGAATTCCCACCGGCGATGGCGGGCTGCACGCCTATTTCGTGCATTCCTACGCGCTGACGCCGGACAATCCCGACGACGTCGTCGCGACGACGGACTACGGCGGCCCCATCACCGCCATCGTCGCCCGCGACAACGTCGCCGGCACCCAGTTCCACCCCGAGAAGAGCCAGACGCTCGGGCTCGCTCTCATCGCCAACTTCCTGAGGTGGCGCCCGTGA